Within Haliaeetus albicilla chromosome 29, bHalAlb1.1, whole genome shotgun sequence, the genomic segment CTTGGAGGACCAAGCCACTTTCTGCCTGTCCTGGAGGACCTTCTCTCCACTTCAAACAACTGAGTCACCTTCCACCGGTCCTGGAGGACCATCTTGGAGGACCAAGTCACCTTCCACCTATCTTGGAGGACCAAGTCACCTTCCGCCTGTCCTGGAGGACCAAGTCATCTCCTGCCTGTCCTGGAGGACCTTCTTGGAGGACCAAGTCACCTCCTGCCTATCCTGGAGGACCTCAACCCGCCTTCAACAACTTCTGCCTGTCCTGGAGCACCGAGTCATCTTCCGCCTGTCTTGGAGGACCATCTTGGAGGACCAAGTCACCTGCCTGTCCTGGAGGACCTTCTCTCCACCTCAAACAACCCAATCACCTTCTGCCTGTCTTGGAGGACCACCCTGGAGAACTGAGTCACCTTCCACCGGCCCTGGAGGACCTTCTTGGAGGACAAGTCACTTTCTGCCTGTCCTGGAGGACCTTTTCTCCACTTCAACCAACCGAGTCACCTTCCGCCTGTCCTGGAGGACCAAGTCACCTTCCGCCTGTCCTGGAGGACCAAGTTATCTCCTGCCTGTCCTGGAGCACCTTCTCTCTACCTCAAACAACCGAATCACCTTCCACCTGTCTTGGAGGACCAAGTCACCTCCTGCCTGTCCTGGAGGACCTCAACCCGCCTTCAACAACTTCTGCCTGTCCTGGAGCACCGAGTCATCTTCTGCCTGTCTTGGAGGACCTTCTTGGAGGACCAAGTCACCTTCCGCCTGTCCTAGATGACCTCGACCCGCCTTCAACAACTTCTGCCTGTCCTGGAGCACCGAGTCATCTTCTGCCTGTCTTGGAGGACCATCTTGGAGGACCAAGTCACCTTCCGCCTGTCCTAGACGACCTCGACCCGCCTTCAACACCTTCCGCCTGTCTTGGAGGACCATCTTGGAGGACCATCTTGGAGGACCAAGTCACCTCCTGCCTGTCCTGGAGGACCCCGGTCCCACCTCGGAGGACTGaccccgcccccccaccccccaaattccccccgCCCCTCGCCGTGGGTCACAGCACAGACACACCTCGTCCCCCCGGGGCCATTTTATtacacccccccctccccaagaaaaaaaaaatcccccacaaaactctcccccccccagcccccacagcgcagggggaggggggtgcCCCGCCCCACACACAgaccccgcccctcccgccccgccccggcgaCGTccggccctgcccggcccctCCGGCTCCGCCACCTGTAACGATAAACACactcaaatctttttttttgggggggtgggggggtgggtgggagaggggggagagagagaaaagggggggagggggggaagagaaagggggggaggggggtaaAAAAAATAGGGGCACGCGGGGGAGGGGGcgtgcccccccgccccccttccccgcccccccggcgTCCGGCTGCGGCGGTTTCGGGGGGAGCCCCCCGCTAATAGGGGGAGTACCATGAGGTGGCTCTGGCCCGGCCCCTGCGGAAAAGAGGGCGGGGTTtaattgggggtgggggggcggacACACCCATTTCGGGGGACTCTGGGGTGGtctgggacaccccccccccccggttggGGTCGGTGCGGAGGACCCCCACCACCTCCTGGAGGACCCCAACAATCTCTAACCCACCTTGGAGGACCCCAACCACCTCCTGGAGGACCCCAACACCCCTCAGCCCACCTCAGACAACACCAATCCCCTCCTGGAGGACCCCAACCACCCCGCAAACCACCTTGGAAGACCCCAACCACCTCCTGGAGAACCCCAACAATCTCTAACCCACCTTGAAGGACCCCAACAATCTCATGGAAGACCCCAAACCCCCTCAGACAACTCCAATCCCCCTCCTGGTGAACCCCAACAACCTTCTGGAGAACCCCAACACCCCTCAGCCCACCTCGGACAACACCAATCCCCTCCTGGAGGACCCCAACACCCTCCAACCCACGTTGGAGGACCCCAACAACCTCCTACAGGACCCCAACCACGTCCCAGAGGCCCCCACCCACTTCCTGGAGaaccccaacaccccccaaCCCACCTTGGAAGACCCCAACCATCTCCTGGAGACCCCCAACCCACTCCTAGAGAACCCCAACCCCTCTCAGCCCACCTTGGAGGACCCCAACAACCTTCTGGAAAACCCCAACACCCCTCAGCCCACCTCGGGCAACACCAATCCCCTCCTGGAGgaccccaacaccctcccacccatCTTGGAGgaccccaacaccctcccacccatCTTGGAGGACCCCAACACTGCTCAGCCCACCTTGGAGCACCCCAACCATCTCCTGGAggacccccaacaccccccaacCCACCATGGAGGACCCCCAACCCCCTTCAGCCCCTCTCGgagccccgcccgccccgccccggcagCCCCACCCACCTGTAGGCCCGCCCGCGAGGCCGGCTGTAGCCGCTGTAGAAGCGGGCGCGGGTGGCGCTGTAaccgccgccgcggccccggtAACGGGTCCGAGGAAAACCCCGGTCCGTCGTGCTGATACCGGGTCGGTTGGTTCGTTTGGGAATCACCTTAACGAAGCGAAGGACGGGGAGAAATGAGACGGAGAAAGGGAGGGGGGCGCGGCCGCGGCGTACCCCGCCCCCCAGCGACGCCCGCCCCCTGGCCTGACCTTAATTTGCCGCCCGCGGAAGAGGGACTCGTCAAGCGCCATCGACGTCCGCACCGATTCCTTGTCGGAAAACTCGATGTAGGCGAACCTGGGGGGAAAACGGGAGGGAGGGCGTGCCGCGGGCGTGtcaccggccccgccccgcgggcgTCGCCCCACTCACCCCTTGGGGTGGCCGCTGTACTTGTCGCAGAGGATGGTGACGCGGTTGACGGAGCCGCAGCCGTGGAAGTGGgcctccagctcctctgccGTGGCTCCGTAATCCACCTGGAgacgtgggggggggggacaaaatggggtttgggggggtcgTGGGGGCGGAGCCTGCACGCCTAGGGGCGTGTCCGTCCCCCCACTCACATTGCCCACATATATGGAGCGAGCGTCCgcttccattttttcttccagagacATGATGACCGGGCCGGCTGCGCAAAACggaaggaaaaaatgggagacggaggggagggggggggggtcagggggggaACACCCCGATATttgggggtgcccccccccccaaccctgcgGGGGTCTCACCGTTGCCCGGCGGGGGGCTCATGTTCATTTGCTTCTCCACTTCGTTCTGGAGTTCTTTTAGTTTTTCCGCCTCTTCCTCCATCTCCCGCACCCGGGCCTTGATGGCCTccagctcctggggggggggggggggggggggcaaaggtCAGGGGTCAAgaggtgggggggacaccccagaCCCCATCCCCCctgaccccaaacccccccaggaGACTCTGTCCCCCCCACGTggcccccagctcccccatactccccccaccccaaaagatcccccaccccaccccgtgaccctggaccccccccctttcccaccAAACCCCTCACCCCACGTGACCCCagaacccccccccacccccaaacccaaaatgACTGTGgacccccccatcacccccaccCAAGCCTCACATGACCCTACACCCCCCCAAGACCCCAGACCCAAGTCCCACATGACCAAGGAGCCCTCCATGtgaccccagaccccccccatcacccccaaaccccaatcCCATGTGATCGTGGACCCCCATCACCCCCAGCCCAAGCCTCACATGACCCtagaccccccccacccaggccCCACATGACCAAGGAGCCCTCCATGTGACCCAGaccccccatcacccccagacccccaaacccaagccCCACGTGACCCTAGACCCCCTCCACCCAAGTCCCACATGACCAAAGACCCCTCCATGTGACCCCAGACCCCCTAAGCCAAGCCTCATGTGACACTAGGCCCCCCATCACATGACCCCAGACCCCCAGGCCCAAGCCCCACGTGACCAAGGACCCCTCCAGGTGACCCCAGACCCCCAAATCCAAACCCTACACGACCAAAGAACCCTCCATgtgaccccagccccccccatcacccccaaacccaagccCCATGTGACTCTAGACCCCCCCCCCATGACCCCAGACCCAAACCCCATGTGACCAAGGAGCCCTTCATGTGACCCCAggcccccccatcacccccagacccccaaacACAAGCCCCACGTGACCCTAGACCCCCCCCATGTGTCCCCAGACCCCCAAATCCAAGTCCCACATGACCAAGGACCCTGCTCACGTGACCCCagacccccaaacccaagccCCACGTGACCCCagacccccaaacccaagccCCACGTGACCAAGGACCCCTCCAGGtgaccccagccccccaaacccaagCCCCACGTGACCCCagacccccaaacccaagccCCACGTGACCAAGGACCCCTCCAGGTGACCCCagacccccaaacccaagccCCACGTGACCAAGGACCCCTCCAGGtgaccccagccccccaaacccaagCCCCACGTGACCCCAGACACCCAAATCCAAGCCCCACGTGACCAAGGACCCCTCCATgtgaccccaacccccccatcacccccaaacccaagccCCACGTGACCCTAAACCCCCAAATTCAAGCCCCACGTGACCCAGGACCCCTCCACGTGACCCTCAgacccccccaacccacccccTACgcgcccccagcccccccgcctAAGCCCTTCCCCCACGTGACCGCGGACCCCCACCACGTGACCGCggccttccttcccttccccctctttcccgccaagaccccccccaccccccttattttttttggttttttttttttcacgcCGTTTTTCTCCTCACCGGGTCCTCGATGGCGGAATCCCCCGGGTCTCCGTCCCCCAACCCCGCCTCTTCCTCCAACTCCTCGGAGGCTTCGTGCGGTTGGTGCGGAGCGgtagcggcggcggcggcggcaacCCCGGCGGATCCCCCGGCTCCGGTTCCCCCCtgacttcctcctcctcctcctcctcccccccccagcgctgCCGCTGTcgctgctgcccccccccctcctcctcctcctcctccccggcc encodes:
- the PABPN1 gene encoding polyadenylate-binding protein 2; translated protein: MEEEAEKLKELQNEVEKQMNMSPPPGNAGPVIMSLEEKMEADARSIYVGNVDYGATAEELEAHFHGCGSVNRVTILCDKYSGHPKGFAYIEFSDKESVRTSMALDESLFRGRQIKVIPKRTNRPGISTTDRGFPRTRYRGRGGGYSATRARFYSGYSRPRGRAYRGRARATSWYSPY